Proteins encoded within one genomic window of Leptospira terpstrae serovar Hualin str. LT 11-33 = ATCC 700639:
- a CDS encoding AbiJ-NTD4 domain-containing protein: MEFFSTRTGIKKKRDIFQREDWDVKTKNLVWSLYQTTFLDEPTIDIYGKIRKGFSTTISSFLNLFWVQYLNQPNDTFTTKWVTIYKHIRDYFYSCKWYELYDILEFTIQNYSNANLVEKFKIEVNKLFEREMVSYRIIENTFLGITSDTEITEIEQALSAKNTSVQEHLNRSLELLSDRENPDYRNSIKESISAVEAIAKKISNNDKATLGDAIKNIEKQIGLHGAFKEALLKLYGYTSDQGGIRHSLLDESKIGFEDAKFMLVSCSAFINYLIEKTNQKI; this comes from the coding sequence ATGGAATTTTTTTCAACACGAACAGGAATAAAAAAAAAGAGGGATATTTTTCAAAGAGAAGACTGGGACGTAAAAACTAAAAATCTTGTTTGGAGTTTATACCAAACAACTTTTTTAGATGAACCAACCATAGATATTTATGGAAAAATTAGAAAAGGATTTTCAACGACTATATCTTCTTTTTTGAATCTCTTTTGGGTTCAATATTTAAATCAGCCAAATGATACATTTACCACAAAATGGGTAACAATTTATAAACATATAAGAGATTACTTTTATAGTTGTAAATGGTATGAATTATATGACATCTTAGAATTTACCATTCAAAACTATTCAAATGCAAACTTAGTAGAAAAATTCAAAATAGAAGTTAATAAATTATTCGAAAGAGAGATGGTTTCATATAGAATCATTGAAAATACCTTTCTAGGAATTACTTCTGATACAGAAATTACTGAAATCGAACAGGCGCTATCAGCAAAAAACACTTCAGTGCAGGAACACCTAAACAGAAGTTTGGAATTATTATCAGATAGAGAAAATCCGGATTATAGAAATTCAATAAAAGAATCAATATCTGCGGTTGAAGCGATAGCCAAAAAAATATCAAATAATGACAAAGCAACATTAGGCGACGCAATTAAAAATATTGAAAAGCAAATCGGACTTCATGGAGCATTCAAAGAAGCTTTATTAAAATTATATGGATATACGAGTGACCAAGGTGGGATAAGGCATTCCTTACTTGACGAAAGTAAAATTGGATTCGAGGATGCAAAGTTCATGCTAGTCTCTTGTTCGGCTTTTATAAATTATTTAATCGAAAAAACGAATCAGAAAATATAA